In a genomic window of Pseudomonadota bacterium:
- the rsmI gene encoding 16S rRNA (cytidine(1402)-2'-O)-methyltransferase: MVSETILPGTLYIVATPIGNLADFSLRGIAVLQGVALIAAEDTRHSRPLLRHFCVHTPVLALHEHNEREVTAKLLTRLQAGDPVALISDAGTPLVSDPGFHLVGGARSAGIRVVPIPGPSAAVCALSAAGLPSDRFVFEGFLPAKQAARCQRLEALVRETRTLIIYESSHRIVAALSDMAKILGKGRAAVVARELTKRFETIRDGTLGALARWVADDPDQQRGEFVVLIRGAEAADDETGLEEERVLKILLEELSAKQAALIAARITGGRRNRLYALAQTLKPKV; this comes from the coding sequence ATGGTGTCGGAAACCATTCTGCCGGGTACGCTTTATATTGTCGCTACGCCCATCGGTAATCTTGCCGACTTTTCCCTGCGTGGCATTGCAGTGCTCCAGGGGGTGGCGCTGATCGCCGCCGAGGATACGCGCCACAGCCGACCGTTGCTGCGCCACTTCTGTGTTCATACCCCCGTCCTGGCGCTGCATGAACATAACGAGCGCGAGGTGACCGCTAAGCTTTTGACACGTCTTCAGGCGGGAGATCCGGTGGCACTGATCTCGGATGCCGGCACACCACTGGTCAGCGATCCCGGATTTCATCTGGTGGGCGGTGCGCGGTCCGCCGGGATTCGAGTGGTGCCTATCCCAGGTCCCAGCGCCGCTGTCTGCGCACTGTCGGCCGCGGGATTGCCATCGGACCGTTTTGTTTTCGAGGGTTTCCTGCCGGCGAAACAGGCGGCCCGCTGCCAGCGGCTTGAGGCCCTGGTTCGGGAAACACGAACCCTCATCATCTACGAATCGAGTCACCGCATAGTTGCCGCGCTGAGTGATATGGCGAAGATTCTGGGGAAGGGTCGGGCGGCGGTGGTGGCTCGCGAGCTGACCAAACGCTTCGAGACCATTCGCGATGGAACCCTCGGAGCTTTGGCCCGGTGGGTGGCAGACGATCCCGATCAACAGCGAGGCGAGTTTGTTGTCCTGATCCGGGGTGCAGAAGCTGCGGATGATGAGACCGGCCTTGAGGAGGAGCGCGTACTGAAGATTCTGCTCGAAGAGTTGTCGGCCAAACAGGCTGCGCTCATTGCAGCGCGGATCACCGGAGGTCGCCGAAATCGACTCTACGCACTGGCGCAAACTCTGAAACCGAAGGTGTGA
- a CDS encoding transcriptional regulator MraZ has translation MFRGVNTLNLDAKGRLAIPTRYREPLQEQSNGSLVITVDPDHCLLVYPLPAWIEIERQLMRLPALDPEVRRMQRLLVGHAADCEIDSSGRVLLPPPLREFAKLDKRVVLVGQGNKFELWEESAWNARRETWLADGLGGSELGSGLETLSL, from the coding sequence GTGTTCAGGGGCGTCAACACGCTCAATCTCGATGCCAAAGGTAGGTTGGCGATTCCGACGCGCTACCGCGAGCCGCTGCAGGAGCAGAGCAACGGATCGTTGGTGATCACCGTCGATCCCGACCATTGCCTGTTGGTGTATCCCTTGCCGGCGTGGATTGAGATTGAACGCCAATTGATGCGGCTGCCGGCGCTGGATCCCGAGGTGCGGCGCATGCAGCGTCTCCTGGTCGGTCACGCCGCAGATTGCGAGATCGACAGCAGCGGCCGTGTCCTGCTGCCCCCGCCGTTGCGTGAATTTGCCAAACTCGATAAGCGCGTCGTGCTGGTCGGGCAGGGCAATAAGTTTGAGTTGTGGGAGGAATCAGCCTGGAACGCGCGTCGCGAGACGTGGCTTGCCGATGGTTTGGGCGGGTCGGAGTTGGGTTCCGGTCTTGAGACGCTCTCGTTGTAA
- a CDS encoding 16S rRNA (cytosine(1402)-N(4))-methyltransferase RsmH translates to MAEALAHRPVLLQEVLEALMMKADGIYVDGTFGRGGHSRAILQCLGPQGRLIAIDKDPAAIEVGRNEFSADRRFSIHRGSFAMLERMLGQEGVNKVDGILLDLGVSSPQLDDPNRGFSFYHDGPLDMRMDPESGRGAAEWLARAPEQEIAQILKEYGEERYAKRVARAIVKARREAPIVTTGKLAEIVAAANPRWEPGKHPATRSFQAIRIFINRELDDLRSGLEQAVELLPKGGRLAVISFHSLEDRIVKRFMQREARGGDLPPDLPLTQAQLAVRLRPVGKAIRAGAQEVEQNPRARSAMLRVAERVS, encoded by the coding sequence ATGGCCGAGGCACTCGCCCATCGTCCGGTGCTTCTGCAGGAAGTGCTGGAGGCGCTGATGATGAAAGCTGACGGCATCTACGTGGACGGTACTTTCGGGCGGGGTGGTCACAGCAGGGCCATCCTCCAGTGTCTGGGCCCGCAGGGGCGATTGATCGCCATCGACAAGGATCCGGCGGCAATCGAGGTGGGAAGAAACGAGTTTTCTGCGGATCGACGGTTTTCCATACATCGGGGGTCGTTCGCAATGCTAGAGCGGATGCTCGGGCAGGAGGGAGTCAATAAGGTCGATGGCATTTTGCTGGACCTTGGGGTCTCCTCGCCTCAGTTGGATGACCCGAACCGGGGTTTCAGTTTCTACCACGATGGCCCTCTGGATATGCGCATGGACCCGGAGTCCGGGCGCGGCGCGGCGGAGTGGTTGGCGCGGGCCCCGGAACAGGAGATCGCCCAGATCCTCAAAGAGTATGGCGAGGAGCGCTACGCCAAACGCGTGGCGCGGGCGATAGTGAAGGCACGCCGCGAGGCGCCCATCGTTACCACCGGCAAGCTGGCCGAGATCGTCGCTGCCGCCAATCCGCGCTGGGAACCGGGAAAACATCCGGCCACCCGCAGTTTCCAGGCGATCCGCATCTTCATCAACCGCGAACTGGACGATCTGCGGTCAGGTCTCGAGCAGGCCGTCGAACTGCTGCCCAAGGGCGGGCGTCTGGCGGTGATCAGTTTTCATTCGCTGGAGGACCGCATCGTCAAGCGCTTCATGCAGCGCGAGGCAAGAGGTGGTGACCTGCCGCCGGATCTGCCCTTGACCCAGGCTCAGCTCGCCGTACGGCTGCGCCCGGTGGGTAAAGCGATCCGCGCCGGAGCGCAAGAGGTGGAGCAAAACCCGCGCGCCCGTAGTGCCATGCTGCGGGTTGCGGAGCGCGTGTCATGA
- the ftsL gene encoding cell division protein FtsL encodes MSRFARVAMALLIGAVLGSALGVIYAKHQTRKLFVELQGVQKSRDDLQIDWGRLQLEQATWATHGRIESVARERLEMRIPTPDHVVIVKR; translated from the coding sequence ATGAGCCGCTTTGCGCGTGTCGCCATGGCGCTGCTGATCGGTGCGGTATTGGGGTCGGCGCTCGGCGTGATCTATGCCAAGCATCAAACCCGCAAGTTGTTTGTCGAGCTGCAGGGAGTGCAGAAATCGCGGGACGATCTGCAGATCGATTGGGGGCGGCTGCAACTCGAGCAGGCGACCTGGGCGACCCATGGCCGGATCGAGAGCGTTGCCCGCGAGCGCCTGGAGATGCGCATTCCCACTCCCGACCACGTAGTGATCGTGAAACGATGA
- a CDS encoding penicillin-binding protein 2, with translation MNRDQVPNPSYRWRRALVLSMLGAAVGLLVWRAVDLQIFNKAFLQEQGDARHLRTVPISAHRGVITDRNGEALAISTPVDSVWAQPDALLADNRALIRVARKLDLDPNAVKRLLEERRDREFVYLKRHATPDLARQVQALEAPGVFLQREYKRYYPMGEVTAHLIGFTNVDDRGQEGLELAYDDHLRGTPGAKRVIKDRLGRIVEDVESISVPRPGRDLSLSIDRRIQYLAYRELKAAVAANRARSGSLVMLDVTTGEVLAMVNQPAYNPNNRGDLKPSHMRNRAVTDVFEPGSTAKAFTVAAALGSGRYHPDTAIDTTPGWHKVSGKMIRDSRNLGAIDLATVLSKSSNVGASKIALTLPPESLWSVFTQVGFGTQSGIGFPGESTGSLAHYSTWRPIEQATLSYGYGLATTALQLAHAYSAIAADGVLRPLGLVRVGVAPAGERVVAKRVARQLREMLQAVVGPEGTAPGAQVAGYRVAGKSGTVHKLVNGAYSEDQYVAIFVGIAPLSDPRLVSVVVIDDPRGEKYYGGQVAGPVFSRVMAGALRLLDVAPDDLPALQTQMARSEVER, from the coding sequence ATGAATCGAGACCAAGTCCCCAATCCAAGCTATCGCTGGCGCCGTGCCCTGGTGCTCTCGATGCTGGGGGCTGCCGTGGGGCTGCTGGTCTGGCGCGCCGTGGATCTGCAGATCTTCAACAAGGCGTTCCTTCAGGAACAGGGCGATGCGCGCCATCTGCGGACGGTGCCGATTTCTGCACACCGTGGTGTGATTACCGACCGTAACGGCGAGGCTCTGGCCATCAGTACGCCGGTCGATTCGGTGTGGGCGCAGCCCGATGCACTGTTGGCGGACAATCGGGCGTTGATTCGTGTCGCGCGCAAACTCGACCTCGATCCTAACGCCGTAAAACGCCTGCTGGAAGAGCGGCGCGATCGCGAGTTTGTCTACCTCAAACGCCATGCGACTCCGGATCTCGCGCGTCAAGTCCAGGCGCTGGAAGCGCCCGGTGTATTTCTGCAGCGCGAATACAAGCGCTACTACCCGATGGGCGAAGTGACGGCGCACCTGATCGGATTCACCAATGTGGACGATCGCGGCCAGGAGGGATTGGAACTCGCCTACGATGATCACCTGCGCGGCACCCCGGGGGCCAAACGTGTGATCAAGGATCGTCTCGGGCGCATCGTCGAAGATGTCGAGAGCATCAGCGTGCCGCGACCCGGGCGCGACCTCTCCCTCAGTATCGATCGGCGCATACAGTACCTCGCCTACCGTGAGTTGAAGGCCGCGGTTGCGGCCAATCGCGCGCGTTCAGGTTCATTGGTGATGCTGGATGTGACCACCGGCGAGGTTCTGGCGATGGTCAATCAGCCGGCCTACAACCCCAACAACCGTGGCGATCTCAAGCCTTCACATATGCGCAATCGCGCCGTCACCGATGTCTTTGAACCGGGTTCCACCGCCAAGGCCTTCACCGTGGCCGCAGCGCTTGGGTCGGGTCGCTATCACCCCGATACCGCCATCGATACCACACCCGGCTGGCACAAAGTGAGCGGCAAGATGATCCGTGATTCGCGCAACCTGGGGGCGATCGATCTGGCCACGGTGTTGAGCAAATCCAGCAACGTGGGCGCCAGCAAGATCGCGCTCACCCTGCCGCCCGAGAGTCTCTGGTCGGTGTTCACCCAGGTTGGCTTCGGAACGCAGTCGGGGATCGGTTTTCCGGGTGAGTCGACCGGATCGCTGGCGCATTACTCCACCTGGCGCCCCATCGAGCAGGCAACCCTCTCCTATGGTTACGGGCTCGCCACGACCGCTCTGCAGTTGGCCCATGCCTATAGCGCTATTGCGGCTGATGGCGTGTTGCGCCCGTTGGGCCTGGTGCGGGTCGGTGTAGCGCCGGCCGGTGAACGCGTCGTCGCCAAACGCGTCGCGCGCCAGCTACGCGAAATGCTGCAGGCGGTGGTGGGTCCAGAAGGCACAGCGCCAGGCGCGCAGGTGGCCGGTTACCGTGTTGCGGGCAAGAGCGGTACGGTGCACAAGTTGGTCAACGGCGCGTATTCGGAAGATCAGTATGTGGCGATCTTCGTTGGTATCGCGCCTCTGAGTGATCCGCGTCTGGTGAGCGTTGTGGTCATCGATGATCCACGCGGTGAAAAGTACTACGGCGGGCAGGTCGCGGGTCCCGTCTTCTCGCGGGTCATGGCCGGCGCGCTGCGCCTGCTCGACGTGGCCCCCGATGATCTGCCCGCGCTGCAAACGCAGATGGCGCGCAGCGAGGTCGAGCGATGA